In one window of Mercurialis annua linkage group LG4, ddMerAnnu1.2, whole genome shotgun sequence DNA:
- the LOC126679171 gene encoding pentatricopeptide repeat-containing protein At4g02750-like: MKRRLLQSSCIFHQNLKITQLGRCGRIDDAIKIFLGMSKKNTVTYNSMISAYAKNGRVVDARNLFDKMPSRNLVSWNTMIAAYLHSNKVDHAYGIFVKMPHRDIFSWTLMITCYTRNGKLENARQLLDSLPCCYKRDTACWNAVIAGYSKEGRYDEAKRLFDSMPVKNLVSWNSMLAGYTKNGHMCSALKFFQEMVHRDVVSWNLMVDGFVQLDDLDSAWDFFVKIPEPNIISWVTILCGFARKGNVLEARRIFDQMPSRNVASWNAMISAYVQNHKIDEAAKLFEEMPRRDPVSWTTMINGYVRAGKLDEARKTLNEMPYSDIAAQTAMISGYIQCNKIDEACQIFREISNPDLICMNTMIVGYTQCGRVDEAIRLFEKMVKKDIVTWNNMIIAYAQVGQIDRALRIFEEMEERNLVSWNSLISGFMTNGSYLDALWCFVLMQSEGEKPDQFTFACGLSSCAAVAALQVGRQLHHLLVKKGYVNDLCICNALITMYAKCGRILDAELVFKGIDHADVVSWNSLIGGYAINGYGEEAVKLFQEMKLAGVAPDQVTFIGVLSACSHAGLVDQGLELFQCMIQFYAIESLAEHYACVVDMLGRVGKLDEAFELVKRMKIKGNAGVWGAVLGACRTHGNLELGKLAAHKLLEIEPDRTSRFVLLSNMHAQAARWSEVHEVRALMKESSSGNQPGCSWIELRNQLHTFLSADSTLPIATDPRKVLQTLMAHITNETVSCSV, translated from the coding sequence ATGAAAAGGAGGCTACTGCAAAGTAGTTGTATCTTCCACCAAAATCTAAAAATCACCCAGTTGGGAAGATGCGGTCGGATCGATGATGCCATCAAAATTTTCCTTGGAATGTCCAAAAAGAACACTGTCACGTACAACTCAATGATATCTGCCTATGCAAAAAATGGCAGGGTTGTAGATGCACGCAATCTGTTTGATAAAATGCCTAGCAGAAATTTAGTGTCTTGGAATACTATGATTGCTGCTTATTTACACAGTAATAAGGTTGATCACGCCTATGGTATATTTGTTAAAATGCCTCACAGGGATATTTTCTCGTGGACTTTGATGATCACTTGCTATACCCGTAACGGGAAGCTCGAGAATGCCAGGCAACTTTTGGATTCACTTCCTTGTTGCTATAAGAGAGATACGGCTTGTTGGAATGCAGTGATTGCTGGCTACTCCAAGGAAGGGAGATATGATGAAGCCAAGAGGCTGTTTGATTCTATGCCTGttaaaaatttagtttcttGGAACTCGATGCTAGCGGGGTACACGAAAAATGGACACATGTGTTCGGCTTTGAAGTTTTTTCAAGAAATGGTCCATCGCGATGTTGTTTCGTGGAATTTGATGGTGGACGGATTCGTTCAACTTGATGATTTGGATTCTGCTTGGGATTTTTTCGTGAAAATTCCGGAGCCAAACATCATTTCTTGGGTTACAATATTATGTGGGTTTGCAAGAAAAGGAAATGTTTTGGAGGCTAGGAGGATTTTTGACCAAATGCCTAGTAGAAATGTGGCATCCTGGAACGCAATGATTTCAGCATATGTTCAGAACCACAAAATTGACGAGGCTGCTAAGCTATTTGAAGAGATGCCGAGGAGAGATCCTGTTTCATGGACCACGATGATTAATGGATATGTTCGGGCTGGTAAGCTTGATGAGGCAAGGAAAACACTAAATGAAATGCCTTACAGCGACATTGCTGCCCAAACAGCAATGATATCTGGTTATATTCAATGTAATAAAATAGATGAAGCTTGTCAAATCTTCAGGGAGATAAGTAACCCTGATTTGATTTGCATGAACACTATGATTGTAGGCTATACACAATGTGGAAGAGTCGATGAAGCTATCCGTCTATTCGAAAAAATGGTCAAAAAGGACATAGTTACATGGAATAATATGATTATTGCGTATGCTCAAGTAGGACAAATTGATAGAGCTCTGAGGATCTTTGAAGAGATGGAAGAGAGGAATTTAGTTTCCTGGAATTCCTTAATTTCGGGTTTCATGACAAATGGGTCATATTTGGATGCTCTATGGTGTTTTGTTTTGATGCAATCTGAAGGAGAGAAACCTGATCAATTTACTTTTGCTTGTGGACTAAGTTCTTGCGCTGCTGTTGCAGCTCTGCAAGTTGGCCGGCAGCTACACCATCTCCTGGTTAAGAAAGGTTATGTGAATGACTTATGCATCTGCAATGCTTTAATCACCATGTATGCTAAATGTGGAAGAATCTTGGATGCTGAGCTTGTATTCAAGGGCATTGATCATGCTGATGTGGTGTCTTGGAACTCTTTGATTGGTGGGTATGCAATAAATGGTTACGGAGAAGAGGCAGTTAAGCTGTTTCAGGAGATGAAGTTAGCAGGAGTGGCGCCTGACCAAGTCACTTTCATTGGAGTCTTGTCTGCATGTAGTCACGCTGGCCTTGTTGATCAgggtttggaattgtttcagtGTATGATTCAGTTTTATGCAATTGAATCACTGGCCGAGCACTATGCTTGTGTTGTTGACATGCTTGGCCGGGTAGGGAAGTTAGATGAGGCCTTTGAATTGGTGAAGAGAATGAAAATTAAGGGCAATGCTGGTGTGTGGGGTGCGGTGCTCGGGGCTTGCAGAACTCATGGAAATTTGGAACTTGGAAAACTAGCAGCTCACAAGCTTCTAGAAATCGAGCCTGACAGGACATCACGTTTTGTACTGTTGTCAAACATGCATGCTCAGGCAGCAAGATGGAGTGAAGTTCATGAAGTAAGGGCGTTAATGAAAGAGAGCAGCTCGGGAAACCAACCTGGCTGCAGCTGGATTGAATTGAGAAACCAGCTACATACTTTTCTCTCTGCTGATTCAACTCTGCCCATTGCAACAGACCCTCGTAAAGTTTTGCAAACTTTAATGGCTCACATTACAAATGAGACAGTTTCTTGCAGCGTATGA
- the LOC126679174 gene encoding transcription elongation factor TFIIS-like, protein MELADLFNVAWKSAHYGSQESECLEALNDLLHFPVSSQVLALASAQTDVLKRLHSLTGHPRLTIKNLSSSVYAAWNHRMLNEFVREEEPMSDDPPPIINPFRYINVNGKRVKLIIKKRHYSEIAMTNILDSQPSIKPETPPPPPELKRQKNLAMPHHKPDTTETSKQLIPEPEIQKPPMKRQQNIETSKQLIPKQQIQKPPMKRQQNAETSKQLIPKPEIQKPPMKRQQNLPMPLQKPDKIETSNKPQIQTPPKKKQENLGVQKLMPKRQITKPKRQGIPMPDRQLQDNQPHLRDNVKEQILQGLSMVFQEVQDDSELNRRNAAQIASSIESLLFAKWGFSNTGCRPKYRSLLFNIKDPKNPDFRRKLLLGTIKPEEVADMSPQEMASDDRKRENQVILARKSTKNAVN, encoded by the coding sequence ATGGAGCTTGCCGATTTGTTCAACGTCGCATGGAAGTCGGCACACTACGGCTCTCAAGAATCTGAATGTCTGGAGGCGCTGAATGATCTTCTTCATTTTCCGGTGAGCTCCCAGGTTCTTGCACTTGCTTCCGCCCAAACTGATGTGCTTAAACGTCTTCACAGTCTCACCGGACACCCACGCCTCACCATTAAGAATCTCTCTTCTTCTGTTTATGCCGCTTGGAACCACAGAATGCTCAATGAATTTGTCAGAGAAGAAGAGCCCATGTCTGATGATCCACCTCCCATTATAAACCCCTTCAGATATATCAACGTTAACGGAAAGCGCGTTAAGTTGATCATCAAGAAACGACATTATTCTGAAATTGCCATGACCAACATTCTTGACAGTCAACCCTCCATCAAACCAGAGACTCCGCCGCCACCGCCAGAACTCAAGAGACAAAAGAATCTTGCCATGCCTCATCACAAACCTGACACGACTGAAACCTCCAAGCAATTGATACCCGAACCAGAGATTCAGAAACCTCCCATGAAGAGACAACAGAATATTGAAACCTCCAAGCAACTGATACCCAAACAACAGATTCAGAAACCACCCATGAAGAGACAACAGAATGCTGAAACCTCCAAGCAACTGATACCCAAACCAGAGATTCAGAAACCACCCATGAAGAGACAACAGAATCTTCCCATGCCTCTCCAGAAACCCGACAAGATTGAAACCTCCAACAAACCACAGATTCAGACACCGCCCAAGAAGAAACAAGAGAATCTTGGCGTTCAAAAATTGATGCCCAAGCGGCAGATTACGAAACCCAAGAGACAAGGGATTCCCATGCCTGATCGCCAGCTTCAAGACAATCAGCCGCACTTGAGGGACAACGTAAAGGAACAGATTCTTCAAGgtttatcgatggtgtttcagGAAGTTCAGGATGACAGTGAACTAAACAGGCGCAATGCAGCCCAGATTGCCTCTTCTATTGAATCCCTACTGTTTGCTAAATGGGGATTCTCCAACACAGGCTGCCGCCCCAAGTACAGATCGCTTCTGTTCAACATCAAGGATCCTAAAAACCCTGACTTTAGAAGAAAGCTTCTTCTCGGAACAATCAAACCAGAGGAAGTGGCAGATATGAGCCCGCAAGAGATGGCCAGTGATGACAGGAAGCGTGAGAACCAAGTCATCCTTGCAAGGAAATCCACCAAAAATGCAGTAAATTAG
- the LOC126679172 gene encoding putative pentatricopeptide repeat-containing protein At3g13770, mitochondrial, with the protein MNMVYNVKYFLQLPKLSYPPNPIHYPLARPLQVQQPPLEMACQALALKFNAYNSLLNACINNKAIREGQRVHAHIIKTCYHPPVYLWTRFIVFYTKCGLLTDARNVFDEMPERNVVSWTAMISAYSQRQLSFEALHLFVQMLRSGVEPNEFTFATVLTSCTAASGFELGRQIHSLLFKRDYNSHIFVGSSLLDMYAKAGRILEARAIFEGLPKRDVVSCTAIISGYAQLGLDEEALELFRRLQREGMSSNYVTYASVLTSLSGLAALDHGKQVHGHVLRCELPFYVVLQNSMIDMYSKCGSLNYARRIFDSMPEQTVISWNAMLVGYGKHGMGRQVVELFKLMRDQNKVKPDSVTFLAVLSGCSHGGFENKGLEIFDEMLKQSSGIKAEMEHYGCVVDLLGRAGRVKEAFEFIKKMPFEPTAAIWGSLLGACRVHSNVDIGGFVGHKLLQMEPENAGNYVILSNLYASAGRWDDVRKVRELMVDKAVTKEPGRSWIELNQTLHTFHATDRSHPRRQEVFGRVRELLIKFKESGYVPDLSCVLYDVDAEQKEKILLSHSEKLALAFGLISTPDKAPIRVIKNLRICVDCHNFAKFVSKVYGREVSLRDKSRFHHIVEGICSCGDYW; encoded by the exons ATGAACATGGTTTACAATGTTAAGTACTTTCTGCAACTTCCCAAACTGTCATACCCTCCCAATCCCATTCATTATCCATTGGCCCGCCCCCTGCAAGTGCAACAGCCTCCCCTGGAAATGGCTTGTCAAGCTCTTGCACTCAAATTTAATGCCTATAACTCTCTGCTAAATGCTTGTATTAATAATAAGGCTATTCGAGAAGGCCAAAGGGTCCATGCCCACATCATCAAAACTTGTTATCACCCTCCCGTTTATCTTTGGACAAGGTTCATTGTTTTCTATACAAAGTGTGGCTTGTTAACGGATGCAAGAAACGTGTTTGATGAAATGCCTGAGAGAAATGTGGTTTCTTGGACTGCCATGATTTCTGCCTATTCTCAAAGACAGCTCTCTTTTGAAGCATTGCATCTTTTTGTTCAGATGCTCAGATCag GTGTGGAACCAAATGAGTTCACATTTGCTACTGTGCTAACCTCTTGTACTGCTGCTTCTGGATTTGAACTCGGAAGGCAGATTCATTCTCTCTTATTTAAGCGTGATTATAACTCCCATATATTTGTGGGTAGCTCACTTCTTGACATGTATGCTAAAGCTGGCAGAATTCTTGAAGCTCGAGCAATTTTTGAGGGCTTACCGAAACGGGACGTTGTTTCTTGCACTGCAATCATTTCAGGCTATGCTCAATTAGGTCTTGATGAAGAGGCGTTAGAACTATTCCGGAGGTTGCAAAGAGAAGGAATGAGTTCAAATTATGTTACTTATGCTAGTGTGCTGACCTCATTGTCCGGCCTTGCTGCATTAGATCATGGAAAACAAGTTCATGGCCATGTTCTTCGCTGTGAATTACCTTTTTATGTGGTTCTTCAGAACTCTATGATTGATATGTACTCAAAGTGTGGAAGCCTTAATTATGCAAGAAGGATTTTTGATAGCATGCCCGAGCAAACTGTTATTTCATGGAATGCAATGCTTGTGGGGTATGGTAAGCATGGAATGGGAAGACAGGTGGTTGAACTCTTTAAACTGATGAGAGATCAAAATAAAGTCAAACCTGACAGTGTAACGTTTTTAGCTGTTCTTTCTGGCTGCAGTCATGGAGGATTTGAAAATAAAGGACTGGAAATCTTTGATGAGATGTTGAAACAAAGTAGTGGGATTAAGGCAGAGATGGAGCATTATGGATGTGTTGTTGACTTGCTTGGCCGTGCTGGTCGAGTAAAAGAGGCCTTcgaattcatcaaaaaaatgcCTTTTGAACCAACTGCTGCCATTTGGGGTTCACTTCTAGGTGCTTGTCGAGTTCATTCAAATGTTGACATTGGAGGATTTGTTGGACATAAACTTCTGCAAATGGAACCTGAAAATGCTGGAAACTACGTAATCCTTTCCAATTTATATGCTTCCGCCGGGAGATGGGATGACGTGAGAAAAGTAAGGGAACTGATGGTGGATAAAGCAGTGACAAAAGAACCAGGAAGAAGTTGGATTGAACTAAACCAAACCTTACATACTTTTCATGCAACTGATCGCTCCCATCCAAGAAGGCAGGAAGTATTTGGCAGAGTGAGGGAATTATTAATCAAGTTTAAGGAATCTGGATATGTCCCTGATCTGAGTTGTGTTCTATACGATGTGGATGCGGAGCAAAAGGAGAAAATACTTCTAAGCCACAGTGAGAAGCTAGCTTTGGCTTTCGGACTCATTTCTACTCCTGATAAAGCCCCAATCCGTGTGATAAAAAACCTCCGAATCTGTGTTGATTGTCACAATTTTGCCAAATTTGTGTCGAAAGTTTATGGAAGAGAAGTGTCTTTGAGGGATAAGAGCCGGTTCCATCATATTGTTGAGGGAATCTGTTCTTGTGGTGACTACTGGTAA